A single window of Candidatus Microthrix subdominans DNA harbors:
- a CDS encoding polysaccharide biosynthesis protein yields the protein MSEVPQGDATARSGSAEPDEGSSDQNHLGGVARGGALNLVGALVYGASNFALLWVLNRELGITAAGVALVAIAAFNILARVAELGAATGLIRWVSRLRAERTPDLIAPTMWVGLVPVTVISVCFAWVLGTHSDSIAQLFADGETVGQLSKVLAALAPFLPFAVFETVLVSATRGYDVMWPQAAIEKIGRAALLPIVVLVTTRLGGDVVAVARAWAATNLVALVPAVIVTRRLMQRACQTPIVPEEHGAASATPGTSAHLGAQRLDRAAWLATTRSFWAFSAPRAAGQTFEVSIAWIDTLLVSALISTSAAGIYASGTRYVLIGAFVGEALMQVVGPRVSGLMTRHRYRATSHLVRTAAGWQTAITWPMYLLVIAFAPVLLGVFGEQVLAAEGALLALSLGLMVFSLFGPAASVILMGGRSSQAMGNAAAAVTFNVVGNLLLIPWLGITGAGVVWALTLVLSAALPASQAHRQMQVDMVSRTALWAAGIATVTVGVPAAFFRVVAGATPTGLFLATLVGLGAFGAGMWRFRSETGLDDLMADPAQLSPVGPAANIAGRAEHPAGSAGSAPLLDLSDDSRRQFPTMPGGTDGR from the coding sequence ATGAGCGAGGTCCCGCAGGGCGACGCCACAGCGCGCTCGGGTAGCGCAGAACCGGACGAGGGTTCATCCGACCAAAACCACCTCGGCGGCGTCGCCCGAGGGGGCGCACTCAACCTCGTCGGAGCGCTCGTGTACGGCGCCTCCAACTTCGCGCTGCTCTGGGTGCTCAACCGCGAGCTCGGCATCACCGCCGCCGGCGTCGCCCTCGTGGCGATCGCCGCATTCAACATCCTGGCTCGGGTGGCCGAACTGGGCGCCGCCACCGGCCTCATCCGGTGGGTCTCGCGCCTTCGGGCCGAGCGCACGCCCGACCTGATCGCCCCCACGATGTGGGTTGGCCTCGTTCCGGTCACGGTGATCAGCGTGTGCTTCGCCTGGGTGCTCGGCACCCATTCGGACAGCATTGCCCAACTGTTCGCCGACGGCGAGACGGTGGGGCAACTGTCCAAGGTCCTTGCCGCGCTGGCACCGTTTCTTCCCTTTGCTGTGTTCGAGACCGTTCTGGTGTCGGCGACGCGTGGCTATGACGTGATGTGGCCCCAGGCCGCGATCGAGAAGATCGGCCGGGCCGCGCTGTTGCCGATCGTCGTCCTGGTCACCACCCGTCTGGGTGGCGACGTGGTTGCGGTGGCCCGGGCCTGGGCGGCGACCAACCTGGTTGCCCTCGTCCCAGCGGTTATCGTCACCCGACGCCTGATGCAACGGGCCTGCCAAACGCCGATCGTTCCGGAGGAGCATGGCGCCGCGTCGGCGACCCCGGGAACGTCGGCGCACCTGGGCGCCCAGCGCCTCGATCGTGCGGCGTGGTTGGCGACCACCCGTTCCTTCTGGGCCTTCAGCGCACCGCGCGCCGCCGGACAAACGTTCGAGGTGTCGATCGCCTGGATCGACACGCTGCTGGTCAGCGCGCTCATCTCGACCAGCGCTGCGGGCATCTACGCATCGGGCACCCGCTATGTCCTCATCGGCGCGTTCGTCGGGGAGGCGCTCATGCAGGTGGTCGGCCCCAGGGTGTCCGGTCTGATGACGCGGCATCGTTATCGGGCCACCTCCCACCTGGTGCGGACCGCCGCCGGATGGCAGACGGCGATCACCTGGCCGATGTACCTGCTCGTGATCGCGTTCGCCCCGGTGCTGCTCGGCGTCTTCGGCGAGCAGGTGCTCGCCGCCGAGGGGGCGCTGCTCGCCTTGTCGCTCGGGCTGATGGTGTTCTCGCTGTTCGGTCCGGCCGCCTCGGTGATTCTGATGGGGGGTCGCAGCTCGCAAGCGATGGGCAACGCGGCGGCCGCCGTGACGTTCAACGTCGTCGGCAACCTGTTGTTGATCCCGTGGCTGGGGATCACCGGCGCCGGCGTCGTCTGGGCGTTGACGCTCGTCCTGTCCGCCGCCTTGCCGGCTTCGCAGGCCCACCGGCAGATGCAGGTCGACATGGTCAGCAGAACCGCCCTGTGGGCCGCTGGCATCGCCACGGTGACGGTCGGTGTGCCGGCCGCGTTCTTCCGGGTGGTCGCGGGCGCCACGCCGACCGGCCTGTTCCTGGCCACTCTCGTCGGTCTCGGTGCGTTTGGGGCCGGCATGTGGCGCTTCCGAAGCGAGACCGGGCTGGACGATCTGATGGCTGACCCTGCTCAACTGAGTCCGGTCGGGCCGGCGGCCAACATCGCCGGACGAGCGGAACACCCCGCCGGCAGCGCGGGCAGTGCCCCGCTACTCGACCTGAGCGACGATTCTCGTCGCCAATTCCCCACAATGCCGGGAGGCACCGATGGACGGTGA
- a CDS encoding O-antigen ligase family protein — MTSPPVVDDVATTDTGGVGAVQGTRPLEAELVNGGTPRRRSADARTQRGRFADRSAPLQGARRYLAVGWPVSIWAYGLPVLWVLGLYPYVWILPVVSFGLVIVARPSRFRMPTGAIALAGFLVMVGASGIHLKNVEGLVLFGYRWAIMASMWCCLVWFANVPRQRLPTEVVHRWMGLLFVGLIAFGYLVLVAGTFEAPSVLQLVLPTGIGRAGFIDSVSSLRLAEVTNYLGYTLARPSAPMAYANGWGSTVGLTLPFFFSAFVRSSVPRRRRFGHVMLALASVPMVLSFNRGLWMSIVLMLVYWAVRRAVSGDWTGLKVAATVTVVAAVTLVVTPLGALALTKIETATASNESRGALYEDAWGGALESPLTGWGAPTPRENTPPVGTHGLVWWIMYNHGFIALALFLVWMVRTANIALRTRREVEVWSAVVFLIFVLQFGFYGLLPQLPIVGVAAGLVQRDRWERLDGERRTRRSTHRNGPAIAPASPRVQERPAEFRRRELD, encoded by the coding sequence ATGACCAGCCCACCGGTTGTCGATGACGTCGCCACGACGGACACGGGCGGTGTCGGTGCAGTCCAGGGCACCCGCCCGCTCGAGGCCGAGCTGGTCAATGGCGGCACACCACGTCGTCGATCCGCTGATGCCCGAACCCAGCGCGGTCGATTCGCTGATCGTTCGGCGCCCCTGCAAGGTGCTCGCAGGTACCTGGCGGTCGGCTGGCCGGTGTCGATCTGGGCCTACGGGCTCCCCGTCCTCTGGGTGCTCGGGCTGTACCCGTATGTGTGGATTCTGCCGGTGGTGAGCTTCGGACTGGTGATCGTCGCCCGCCCAAGTCGGTTCCGGATGCCCACCGGCGCGATTGCCCTCGCCGGTTTCCTGGTCATGGTCGGGGCATCGGGCATCCACCTGAAGAACGTCGAGGGGCTGGTGCTGTTTGGGTATCGGTGGGCGATCATGGCCTCGATGTGGTGCTGTTTGGTGTGGTTTGCCAACGTGCCCCGGCAGCGGCTGCCCACCGAGGTGGTTCACCGCTGGATGGGCCTCCTCTTCGTCGGTCTCATCGCCTTCGGGTACCTCGTCCTCGTCGCCGGAACCTTCGAGGCCCCCAGCGTGTTGCAGCTCGTGCTGCCCACTGGGATCGGCCGCGCCGGCTTCATCGACTCGGTCAGCAGCCTGCGCCTCGCCGAGGTGACCAACTATCTCGGGTACACGTTGGCCCGCCCTTCGGCGCCGATGGCCTACGCCAACGGCTGGGGTTCGACCGTCGGGTTGACGCTGCCGTTCTTCTTTTCGGCCTTCGTCCGTTCGTCGGTGCCCCGACGTCGGCGGTTCGGACACGTGATGTTGGCCTTGGCCTCGGTCCCGATGGTGCTGTCGTTCAACCGTGGCCTGTGGATGTCGATCGTCCTCATGCTGGTCTACTGGGCGGTTCGGCGAGCGGTCAGCGGCGACTGGACCGGCCTGAAGGTGGCCGCCACGGTCACCGTGGTGGCAGCGGTGACGCTGGTGGTGACACCGCTGGGCGCCTTGGCGCTCACCAAAATCGAGACCGCCACGGCGAGCAACGAGTCCCGGGGAGCCCTGTATGAGGACGCTTGGGGCGGCGCTCTGGAGTCGCCCCTGACCGGGTGGGGTGCGCCGACCCCCCGGGAGAACACCCCGCCGGTCGGTACCCACGGGCTGGTCTGGTGGATCATGTACAACCACGGGTTCATCGCCCTCGCACTGTTTTTGGTCTGGATGGTGCGGACGGCAAACATCGCGCTGCGAACGCGACGAGAGGTGGAGGTGTGGTCGGCGGTGGTCTTCCTCATCTTCGTGCTGCAGTTCGGGTTCTACGGGCTGCTCCCGCAGCTGCCGATCGTCGGGGTTGCCGCCGGGCTGGTGCAGCGGGACCGCTGGGAGCGCCTCGACGGCGAGCGCCGCACCAGGAGATCGACGCACCGAAACGGGCCGGCGATCGCCCCCGCGTCTCCCCGCGTACAGGAACGTCCTGCGGAGTTCCGGAGGCGCGAACTTGACTGA
- a CDS encoding sulfotransferase translates to MTDQPAITRSLRERLRGHRFGDRLADGAKAALRGYGVATASRRPPPELLIIGAKRGGTTSLWHYLSQHPGLLAQFPTPNSKGTYFLSDEWHRGERWWRSHFAHERTRARVGARLGFHPVAGESSPYDLYHPLAPQRAAAVAPDALVVAVLRNPVDRAFSHWKERRRHTETLNFAAAIEAEAERTAGEEARILADPTYASFPHRHQSYVDQGRYAPMLRRWFDAFGRDRMLVVTAETFYADPQATVDQITDRLGLPRHVVADVTPRNEAPSDPMDGDLRTKLTVELAGDIAAVEELLGITTGWGASGSPGGSEAGPGAETAPR, encoded by the coding sequence TTGACTGACCAGCCGGCCATCACACGGTCATTGCGAGAGCGCCTCCGCGGCCATCGCTTCGGGGACCGGCTCGCCGACGGCGCCAAAGCGGCCCTGCGCGGCTACGGCGTCGCCACAGCGTCCAGGCGTCCGCCGCCCGAACTGTTGATCATCGGCGCCAAACGGGGTGGAACCACCTCGCTGTGGCACTACCTGTCTCAGCATCCCGGCCTGCTCGCCCAGTTCCCCACGCCCAACTCCAAGGGCACCTATTTCCTGTCCGATGAGTGGCACCGCGGGGAGCGGTGGTGGCGCTCGCATTTCGCCCACGAGCGCACCCGCGCCCGGGTCGGGGCAAGGTTGGGCTTTCACCCGGTCGCCGGCGAATCGTCGCCGTACGACCTGTACCATCCGCTCGCTCCCCAGCGGGCGGCTGCGGTGGCGCCCGACGCACTGGTGGTCGCAGTTTTGCGCAATCCGGTCGACCGGGCGTTCTCGCACTGGAAGGAACGCCGTCGTCACACCGAGACGCTGAACTTCGCCGCGGCGATCGAGGCCGAGGCCGAGCGCACCGCCGGGGAGGAGGCCCGCATTCTGGCCGACCCGACCTACGCATCGTTCCCGCACCGCCATCAGAGCTATGTCGACCAGGGCCGCTATGCGCCGATGCTGCGGCGGTGGTTCGATGCGTTTGGTCGGGATCGGATGCTGGTCGTGACCGCCGAGACGTTCTACGCCGATCCACAGGCGACCGTCGATCAAATAACCGACCGTTTGGGCCTGCCCCGACATGTGGTGGCCGACGTAACGCCCCGCAACGAAGCGCCGTCCGATCCGATGGACGGCGATCTACGGACCAAGCTCACCGTCGAGCTGGCCGGTGACATCGCCGCCGTCGAGGAACTGCTCGGTATCACGACCGGCTGGGGGGCATCGGGTTCGCCCGGTGGGTCGGAGGCGGGGCCGGGAGCCGAGACCGCACCTCGGTAA
- a CDS encoding nicotinate phosphoribosyltransferase, producing MAPQRPGPQLTDGILSTDFYQLTMAQLYFRAGLADRPARFEHFFRSYPDYGRHQAGYCVAAGLAPFVRWMNSVRPTGADLDALAGHRSTSGGPLFGDDFLGWFADLDFSALTVDAVPEGRVVHPNTPITVVEGPLAAAQLLESPLLNRLNFPTLIATKASRVTEAALGRPVLEFGMRRAAERGADAATRAALVGGANSTSNTAAGYAAGIDPSGTHAHSMIQAYLALGEGERAAFQAYADVYPDDCLLLVDTVDTLNSGVPNAIAVFEQLRRRGHRPVGIRLDSGDLAYLAIQAARQLDEAGFEDTTIVLSSRLDELTMWQITHQIQEEASQEGLRASAVIDRLVFGVGSRLTTSDGSPSLDGVYKLVALQRDGAWQPAIKRSDTPEKVLNPGKKRLWRVTDRRGMATADVLSTVDETLKPGRDVELHHHSRPDVGRVLSATDWEQAEELTVRVVDGGRIVSDGGQEALDDLDEIGARRVADVAALGPGVRRLVNPHTYHVSITDAVWKLKQSLLADLG from the coding sequence ATGGCACCTCAGCGCCCGGGCCCCCAGCTCACCGACGGGATCTTGTCGACCGACTTCTACCAACTCACCATGGCCCAGCTGTACTTTCGCGCCGGGTTGGCCGATCGTCCAGCTCGCTTCGAGCACTTCTTTCGGAGTTACCCGGACTACGGCCGCCACCAGGCCGGGTACTGCGTAGCGGCCGGGTTGGCCCCCTTCGTGCGCTGGATGAACTCGGTGCGCCCGACCGGCGCCGACCTCGACGCGCTGGCCGGGCATCGCAGCACGAGCGGCGGTCCACTCTTCGGCGACGACTTTCTCGGTTGGTTCGCCGACCTGGACTTTTCGGCACTCACCGTGGACGCCGTGCCCGAAGGCCGAGTGGTCCACCCCAACACGCCGATCACCGTCGTCGAGGGCCCGTTAGCTGCCGCCCAACTCCTCGAGAGCCCGCTGCTGAACCGGCTGAACTTCCCCACCCTGATCGCCACTAAGGCGTCGCGGGTGACCGAGGCGGCGCTGGGGCGTCCCGTGCTCGAGTTCGGCATGCGACGGGCCGCCGAACGCGGTGCGGATGCCGCCACACGCGCCGCCCTGGTCGGCGGCGCCAACTCCACCTCGAACACCGCCGCCGGGTACGCCGCCGGGATCGACCCCTCCGGCACCCACGCCCATTCGATGATCCAGGCCTACCTGGCCCTCGGCGAGGGCGAGCGGGCCGCCTTCCAGGCCTACGCTGACGTCTACCCGGACGACTGCTTGTTGCTGGTCGACACGGTCGACACGCTGAACAGCGGCGTACCCAATGCCATCGCCGTCTTCGAGCAGCTCCGGCGGCGGGGGCACCGGCCGGTGGGCATCCGCCTCGACTCGGGCGACCTGGCCTATCTGGCCATTCAGGCGGCCCGCCAGCTGGACGAGGCCGGGTTCGAGGACACGACGATCGTGTTGTCGAGCCGCCTCGACGAGCTGACGATGTGGCAGATCACCCACCAGATCCAGGAGGAGGCCTCCCAGGAGGGTCTCCGGGCGTCCGCCGTGATCGACCGCCTGGTGTTCGGGGTCGGATCGCGACTGACCACCAGCGACGGGTCCCCCAGCCTCGATGGTGTGTACAAGCTGGTCGCCCTGCAACGCGACGGTGCCTGGCAGCCGGCGATCAAACGCTCCGACACCCCCGAGAAGGTGCTCAACCCCGGGAAGAAGCGCCTGTGGCGGGTGACCGACCGACGGGGTATGGCCACGGCCGACGTGCTGTCGACCGTGGACGAGACCCTCAAGCCGGGGCGGGACGTTGAGCTGCACCACCACTCCCGTCCGGATGTCGGCCGTGTGCTGAGCGCTACGGACTGGGAGCAGGCCGAGGAGCTGACCGTTCGGGTGGTCGACGGCGGGCGCATCGTCTCCGATGGCGGCCAGGAGGCCCTCGACGACCTCGACGAGATCGGCGCCCGGCGGGTGGCCGATGTGGCCGCACTCGGCCCGGGGGTGAGGCGATTGGTCAACCCTCACACGTACCATGTGTCGATCACCGACGCGGTGTGGAAGCTGAAGCAGTCCCTGCTCGCCGACCTGGGGTGA
- a CDS encoding isochorismatase family protein, with protein MGQIFNMTNPDDALGDLIADQGAPPLDEPVDGAAVPRYDVHTALVVVDVQNDFADAEGSLFVEGGPRVVQRTNEEIAAASAAGAFVVYAQDWHPPATPHFDTDGGTWPVHCVRDTWGAQFHPDLVVDGPVVRKGTGGEDGYSGFTMADPETGATSPTGMGDLLGERDIERVVVVGLALDVCVKATALDAKSLGFETTVVADATAPVIAEDGERTLGLFDKVGVAVA; from the coding sequence ATGGGCCAGATCTTCAACATGACCAATCCCGACGACGCGCTCGGTGACCTGATTGCCGATCAGGGTGCGCCACCGCTCGACGAGCCGGTCGATGGGGCCGCCGTTCCCCGGTACGACGTCCACACGGCGCTCGTCGTTGTCGACGTGCAGAACGACTTTGCCGATGCCGAGGGCTCGTTGTTTGTCGAGGGTGGGCCCCGAGTGGTCCAACGGACCAACGAGGAGATCGCCGCAGCATCCGCCGCCGGCGCATTTGTTGTGTATGCCCAGGACTGGCACCCGCCCGCCACCCCTCACTTCGACACCGACGGGGGGACGTGGCCGGTGCACTGCGTGCGCGACACCTGGGGTGCGCAGTTCCACCCCGACCTGGTGGTGGACGGCCCGGTGGTGCGCAAGGGAACCGGGGGTGAGGACGGCTACTCCGGCTTCACGATGGCCGATCCGGAGACCGGGGCGACATCGCCGACGGGCATGGGTGACCTGCTCGGGGAGCGAGATATCGAGCGGGTCGTCGTCGTCGGGCTGGCACTGGACGTCTGCGTCAAGGCCACCGCACTCGATGCCAAGTCGCTCGGGTTCGAAACGACGGTGGTTGCCGACGCGACCGCCCCGGTGATCGCCGAGGATGGCGAGCGCACCCTCGGTCTGTTCGACAAGGTCGGCGTCGCGGTCGCCTGA
- a CDS encoding methyltransferase domain-containing protein, translated as MAQRRPAETHWQMNPVSRAIFDRMEAAADEALAPLRRNGLTVVEVGCGQQTNVVFEGATRVIGVDVDQPALVANTTVTDPVILSANELELAPESVDAISSIFTLEHVEEPDVVFGMLARALRPGGVLVIAVPQVRSPKAIITKFTPQSFHEWFYRRALGRDPGAHGTPFDTVLDPAIAPERLRRLATALGLDVIAEESFEDNKQRQVRTKVHLNGRAWAATRAISRALLRHDAADTDYIAVYRRSDRAPSGPVVDLLRSTDPVDAG; from the coding sequence TTGGCGCAACGACGACCCGCAGAGACCCACTGGCAGATGAACCCGGTCAGCCGGGCGATCTTCGACCGCATGGAGGCTGCCGCCGACGAGGCACTCGCACCGCTTCGCCGCAACGGCCTCACCGTGGTTGAGGTGGGTTGCGGTCAGCAGACCAACGTGGTGTTCGAGGGGGCCACCCGTGTGATCGGCGTGGACGTCGACCAGCCGGCACTCGTGGCCAACACGACGGTGACCGATCCGGTCATACTCAGCGCCAACGAGTTGGAGTTGGCACCGGAATCGGTCGACGCGATCAGCTCGATCTTCACGCTGGAACACGTCGAGGAGCCCGACGTCGTGTTCGGCATGCTCGCACGGGCGCTCCGCCCGGGCGGCGTTTTGGTGATCGCAGTTCCACAGGTGCGCTCACCCAAGGCGATCATCACCAAGTTCACACCCCAGTCCTTCCACGAGTGGTTCTATCGCCGTGCGCTCGGCCGGGATCCCGGCGCCCACGGCACACCCTTCGACACCGTGCTCGACCCCGCAATCGCTCCGGAGCGCCTGCGACGCCTCGCAACGGCCCTCGGCCTCGACGTGATCGCCGAGGAATCCTTCGAGGACAACAAGCAGCGCCAGGTGCGCACCAAGGTCCACCTGAACGGGCGGGCGTGGGCAGCGACGCGTGCCATCAGCCGTGCGCTCCTTCGCCACGACGCCGCCGATACCGACTACATCGCCGTCTACCGTCGCTCCGACCGTGCGCCGTCCGGCCCGGTCGTCGACCTGCTCCGGTCGACCGATCCGGTCGACGCCGGGTAG
- a CDS encoding pyridoxamine 5'-phosphate oxidase family protein, translating to MIDPANVPPEALEFLGDYHLATLTTLLPNGSFHSVPVGFTWDDELGLARVITFAPSRKARNLAEGGRASVCQVDGGRYLSLEGPAVVTSEPDRVAEGVRRYAERYRQPKERDDRVVIEISVEHIRGRY from the coding sequence ATGATCGACCCGGCAAACGTCCCCCCCGAGGCGCTGGAGTTTCTCGGCGACTACCACCTGGCGACGCTCACCACGCTGTTGCCCAACGGCTCGTTCCACTCGGTGCCGGTCGGCTTCACCTGGGATGACGAGCTTGGCCTGGCCCGGGTGATCACGTTCGCCCCCTCCCGCAAAGCGCGCAACCTGGCCGAAGGCGGGCGGGCCTCGGTCTGTCAGGTGGACGGCGGACGCTATCTGTCTCTTGAGGGCCCGGCGGTCGTCACCTCCGAACCCGACCGGGTGGCCGAAGGGGTCCGCCGGTACGCCGAGCGTTATCGCCAGCCCAAGGAGCGCGATGATCGCGTCGTCATCGAGATATCCGTCGAACACATCCGCGGCCGGTATTGA